The window CTAAAATAAAACTTCTTAAAATATTTTCATTAAATTTAAAATTATCAGATAATTCTTGAATTAATTCACTTTTTAATTCAATATTAAATAATAAATAATGCGCTTTTTGAAATTTTTTAATTGAGTAAGCTAAAGAACGACGACCCCAATCTTCAAAACGATGAATTTTTCCTTTTTTTTTTAAAATAAATTTTTTATAAAAATCTATAAGAGATATAATTTGATCACTCTTATCAGGATTAATAATTAATACTATTTCATAATGCCTCATAAACAATTCTCTTTTTTAAAAATATTATTTATTAAATACTATTTATTAATTTTTAACATTATTTTTTTAAAAATATATATCTTAAAAGATCTTTTTATATTTTAAAAAAATAATTTAATTTTTAATAGTATAATTTTTTATAATATAAAATAAAACAAAAAAACATACAAACAAAAATAAAATTTAATATTAAAATTTTTAAAAATTTATACTTTTATCTTATTTTAAAAATATCTAATTCATAATTTTTTTTAAATTTTCAAAATTTTAAAATATTTTAAAAAAAATTTTTTTAAAAAATTTTCTGTTATTTTAACACATTCTACTTCTATATGAATTAATCCTCGCCAATTCTTTAACCAAGTTAATTGATGTTTAACTAACCTACGAGTGGAACATAAAATATTATTATACATAGTTTGATATGTAATTTTTTTCTGTAAATATAAAAACATATCTTTATAACCAATACTATTTAAAGATGGTAATGAAAGGTCTATATTTTTTAAAAAAAATAAATCTTTCACCTCTTTTTCTAAACCTTTTTCTAACATTTTTTCAAAACGTATAGTAATTTTTTTAAATAATTCTAATTTATTTTTTGGAAATAGTCCTAATTGAACTACTGTATAAGGAAATATATTTTTTTTAGCAATTAAAAAATCACTAAATTTTTTTCCAGTAACATAACAAACTTCTAAAACACGTAATATTCTTTGAACATCATGACAGTGAATTTTTTTACTCATAATAGGATCAAAATTTTTTAAACGTTGATACAATAATTCTCTTTTACTATGACATAAAATTTCAAAAATATACTTTTGTATAACAAAATTAGAAGACGGTAAAATTGATAATCCTTCCAATAAAATTTTAAAATATAACATTGTACCCCCAACTAATAAAGGTACTTTATGTTCTAAAATAATATTTTTTATTTCTCGATGAACATCCCTATAAAATTTTGCAACTGAATATCGTTCAAACGGCTGACAAATATCAATTAAACGATGCGGAAATTTTTTTAATAATTCAACAGAAGGCTTATCAGTACCAATATTTAAACCTTTATAAACTAATTTAGAATCTACACTAATAATTTCTAATTGTGTAAATTTTTTTTTTAATGCAATTGCTAAAGAACTTTTTCCAATTGCTGTGGGTCCCATCAAAAAAAAAATTAATGATTTTTTTTTCATTATATTATTAACATAATCCATTTTTTAATACAAAATATTTTTCAAAAAAATATCATTTTAAAAAGATAATTTTAAAATAGCTTTCATAATATATTAAATATAAAAAAATTTTTTCATAAAAATTATATAAAAAAATAATTACTGACTCGTTTTAAAAAAACTAAAAATAATCCTTGCAAAATATAAAAAATTTAATATAATATTAAATATTAATATTGCGAGAATAGCTCAGTTGGTAGAGCACAACCTTGCCAAGGTTGCGGTCACGAGTTCAAATCTCGTTTCTCGCTATTTTTTATATGTTAATCCTTAAATAAAAATACCCTTAAAAATTTTTTTAAATTTTTTAATATTTTAATTAAAAAAAATATTTATAAAAAATTTAATATTCTAAATTTATATATTTATTACATATCATCTATATATATATTTTTGTACATAATTCTATAAAATTTTCTTTATAGAATCATGTTAAAAAATAAAATATTAAAAATATAAAAAAGATATTTTTTAAAATTAAAAATTAAAATAAATTAAAACGTTTTTGAAACTTTTGAACTCTTCCACCTGTATTCATTGTTCTTTGTTTACCTGTATAAAAAGGATGACATTGAGAACAAATGTCTAAATTAATATTTTCTATTTTTGTAGAAAAAATATAAATTTTAAAACCACATGAACATGTCATTAAAATTTTTTGATAAAGAGGATGAATATTTTTTTTCATAATAAACTCAATATATAAAAAATTATTATATAATTTTTTTTTAAAAAAAAATCTATTTTTTTATTATAAATTAAAATTTTAAAAATACAATATTCTTCCTAAAAAAAAAATCTTCTATAAAAATTTAATAATAATATATTTATATAAAAAATTTTCTATTTTCTTCAAATTTTTTAGAGAAAAAATATGACAACAATTTTAAGTGTACGTACAAAAAATCAAATAGTTTTAGGGGGAGATGGACAAGCAACATTAGGACATACTATTATGAAACACAATGTTAAAAAAGTCCGTTCATTATATAAAAAAAAAGTATTAGCTGGATTTGCAGGAAGTACTGCCGATTCTTTTACTCTATTTGAATTATTTGAAAAAAAATTAGAAAAATACCAAGGTCAGTTACAAAGAGCTGCAGTAGAATTAGCTAAAGATTGGAGAACCGACAGACTATTACGTAAATTAAAAGCTTTATTAGCAGTAGCAGATAAAAAACATTCTTTAATAATTACAGGAATTGGAGATGTCATTCAACCTGAAAATAATATTATTGCAATTGGATCGGGAGGTAATTATGCTCAAGCTTCAGCATATGCTCTTCTTAAAAACACTAATTTATCTGCTTATGAAATTGTAAAAAAATCATTAAAAATTGCTTCTAGGATTTGTATTTATACTAATACACATTTTACTATTAAAGAATTGACTATCGAATAATACTTGAAAGGAAAAATTCATGTCGGAACTAATTCCTAAAAAAATTGTTCAAGAACTTAATAAATTTATAATTGGTCAAAAAAATGCAAAAAAAGCAGTTTCTATCGCGCTTCGTAATCGTTGGCGTCGTATGCAATTAAATTCTGAATTAAGATCGGAAATTACTCCAAAAAATATTTTAATGATCGGCCCCACAGGAGTAGGAAAAACAGAAATTGCTAGAAGATTAGCTAAACTAGTAAATGCTCCTTTTATTAAAGTAGAAGCAACAAAATTTACAGAAGTAGGATATGTAGGAAAAGAAGTAGATTCTATTATTAGAGACTTAATGGAACTAGCTATTAAAATGATTCGCTTAAAAAAAATAAAAAAAAATAAAAAATATGCTTTAAAATTAGCTGAAGAAAAAATTTTAAAAATTTTAATTCCTATTCCTAAAAATAATTTAGATTCTAAAATTCCTCAAAAAATTCCTACAAAAACAATAGAAATTTTTAGAAAAAAATTACAATCAGGAGAATTAGATCATAAAGAAATTGAAATTCAAGTTTCCAATCCACCTATAGGTATTGAAATAATGTCGCCCCCTGGAATGGAAGAACTTACAAATCAACTTCAATCTTTATTCCAAAATTTGAATGGTCCTAAAAAAAAAATCAAAAAAGTAAAAATTAAAGATGCAATGTTATTGTTATCTGAAGAAGAAGCAGCTAAATTAATAAATTTTGAAGAATTAAAAAAAAAAGCTATTTATTCTGTAGAACAAAATAGTATTGTTTTTATTGATGAAATAGATAAAATATGTCGACAAAATCAAAGTACTTCAGGTGCGGAAATTTCACGTGAAGGCGTGCAGCGTGATTTATTACCTTTAATCGAAGGTTGTACAGTTTCTACAAAATACGGAAGTGTAAAAACTGATCATATCCTTTTTATTGCCTCTGGTTCTTTTCAAATTTCTAGTCCTTCAGATTTAATTCCTGAACTACAAGGAAGATTACCTATTAGAGTAGAATTAAATCCATTAAATATTCAAGATTTTAAAAAAATTTTAACAGAAACTAAAAATTCTATTACATTACAATATCAAGAATTAATGAAAACTGAAAATATTGAAATAATTTTTACAAAAAATGGTATTCAAAAAATTGCTGAAGCTTCCTGGAAACTGAATGAAACTATTGAAAATATAGGCGCAAGACGTTTATATACTATATTAGAAAAATTAATGGAAGAAATATCTTATAATTGTGAAGAAAACAAAGGAAAAAAAATTTTTATTGATAAAAAATATGTAAAACAACAATTAAATAAATTATTAATTAATCCTGATTTAAGTCGATTTATTTTATAAAAAATTTTTTATTATTTTTAAAATACAAAATTGCCGATCTTAGACCTTAGTCTATGAAAGGCAATAATTTAAAAATTTTTATTCATTTAAAATATAATTTATTCCCTAAATAATTATTTTAAATTATTTTTATAAAATAAAAATTTTTATTTTAAAAAATTAGCATTTTTAGAATCTATTTCAATTAATAACAATTTTAATTTATTTTTCCAGTCTTTTTGCTCTTTTTTTAAGATTTTATTTTTTTCTTCAACGGTTTTTTTTAAAATCTCAATTTTTAAAATTTCCTTTTTTAAATTTTCTTTCTCTAATTTTAAATTTTGTATAGAATCTTTTAAAGACATAATAGTATCAATAGCAATTTGTACTTTTTTTTCTAATTTCATAAAAATTTCTA of the Buchnera aphidicola (Nippolachnus piri) genome contains:
- the rpsF gene encoding 30S ribosomal protein S6, giving the protein MRHYEIVLIINPDKSDQIISLIDFYKKFILKKKGKIHRFEDWGRRSLAYSIKKFQKAHYLLFNIELKSELIQELSDNFKFNENILRSFILVMKKCVTEISHILKNKLDLKKHLKI
- the miaA gene encoding tRNA (adenosine(37)-N6)-dimethylallyltransferase MiaA, with product MKKKSLIFFLMGPTAIGKSSLAIALKKKFTQLEIISVDSKLVYKGLNIGTDKPSVELLKKFPHRLIDICQPFERYSVAKFYRDVHREIKNIILEHKVPLLVGGTMLYFKILLEGLSILPSSNFVIQKYIFEILCHSKRELLYQRLKNFDPIMSKKIHCHDVQRILRVLEVCYVTGKKFSDFLIAKKNIFPYTVVQLGLFPKNKLELFKKITIRFEKMLEKGLEKEVKDLFFLKNIDLSLPSLNSIGYKDMFLYLQKKITYQTMYNNILCSTRRLVKHQLTWLKNWRGLIHIEVECVKITENFLKKFFLKYFKILKI
- the rpmE gene encoding 50S ribosomal protein L31 produces the protein MKKNIHPLYQKILMTCSCGFKIYIFSTKIENINLDICSQCHPFYTGKQRTMNTGGRVQKFQKRFNLF
- the hslV gene encoding ATP-dependent protease subunit HslV, translated to MTTILSVRTKNQIVLGGDGQATLGHTIMKHNVKKVRSLYKKKVLAGFAGSTADSFTLFELFEKKLEKYQGQLQRAAVELAKDWRTDRLLRKLKALLAVADKKHSLIITGIGDVIQPENNIIAIGSGGNYAQASAYALLKNTNLSAYEIVKKSLKIASRICIYTNTHFTIKELTIE
- the hslU gene encoding ATP-dependent protease ATPase subunit HslU, with translation MSELIPKKIVQELNKFIIGQKNAKKAVSIALRNRWRRMQLNSELRSEITPKNILMIGPTGVGKTEIARRLAKLVNAPFIKVEATKFTEVGYVGKEVDSIIRDLMELAIKMIRLKKIKKNKKYALKLAEEKILKILIPIPKNNLDSKIPQKIPTKTIEIFRKKLQSGELDHKEIEIQVSNPPIGIEIMSPPGMEELTNQLQSLFQNLNGPKKKIKKVKIKDAMLLLSEEEAAKLINFEELKKKAIYSVEQNSIVFIDEIDKICRQNQSTSGAEISREGVQRDLLPLIEGCTVSTKYGSVKTDHILFIASGSFQISSPSDLIPELQGRLPIRVELNPLNIQDFKKILTETKNSITLQYQELMKTENIEIIFTKNGIQKIAEASWKLNETIENIGARRLYTILEKLMEEISYNCEENKGKKIFIDKKYVKQQLNKLLINPDLSRFIL
- the zapB gene encoding cell division protein ZapB, with product MFLEIFMKLEKKVQIAIDTIMSLKDSIQNLKLEKENLKKEILKIEILKKTVEEKNKILKKEQKDWKNKLKLLLIEIDSKNANFLK